A region from the Methanolacinia paynteri genome encodes:
- the larC gene encoding nickel pincer cofactor biosynthesis protein LarC, giving the protein MRILVFDPFHGAAGDMITGSLLDLGADKESVIKAMSSVVAPPGIDRVKRCGISAIGIQTNSGHSHRTLEEVLKIVEKADAPKDAIEMAKRVFKRLAAGEGEIHGENPHFHEVGADDAIADVLGACTAFCSLNIDATAVLPVATGRGYIKSAHGSYPNPAPATLAILKNGNIPVKITDDESELCTPTGAALLAEFRSKEIPDITGPVKAIGYGAGKRDPEDTPNVLRTFIVESEVLNHDVIEILETNVDDATGELISHVIQRLMEAGASDACAIPVIMKKGRPGYLMKVISKSHDTHRFIEILSEELGTLGIRHMQNIHRSILEREIVEVSFPYENSTYNIRVKVGYINGTPVTVKAEYEDLKKTAASCKLPLKTIARYAEDKALKEIE; this is encoded by the coding sequence ATGCGTATCCTTGTATTTGATCCCTTTCACGGAGCGGCAGGCGATATGATCACCGGTTCGCTCCTTGACCTCGGCGCAGACAAAGAGAGTGTAATAAAGGCGATGTCCTCGGTTGTTGCGCCGCCCGGGATCGACAGGGTCAAAAGGTGCGGCATATCTGCAATAGGAATTCAAACTAACTCGGGCCATTCGCACAGAACCCTTGAAGAAGTTTTGAAGATAGTCGAAAAAGCCGATGCTCCGAAAGATGCAATAGAGATGGCAAAAAGGGTATTCAAAAGACTGGCGGCAGGAGAAGGAGAGATTCACGGGGAAAATCCTCATTTTCACGAAGTCGGTGCGGATGATGCAATTGCCGATGTCCTCGGCGCCTGTACCGCTTTTTGCTCACTTAATATCGATGCCACGGCAGTCCTGCCCGTTGCAACGGGAAGGGGATATATCAAATCCGCCCACGGAAGTTACCCTAATCCCGCTCCTGCAACACTTGCAATATTAAAAAACGGAAATATTCCTGTAAAAATCACGGATGACGAATCAGAATTGTGCACTCCCACAGGGGCCGCCCTGCTGGCCGAATTCAGATCTAAGGAGATTCCTGACATCACAGGCCCTGTAAAAGCCATAGGGTACGGGGCGGGAAAAAGAGACCCGGAAGACACGCCTAACGTTTTAAGGACATTTATAGTCGAATCCGAAGTTCTCAACCATGACGTAATAGAGATCCTGGAGACAAACGTCGACGATGCAACCGGGGAACTCATCTCGCATGTAATACAGAGGCTTATGGAAGCAGGAGCATCCGATGCGTGTGCAATCCCTGTAATAATGAAGAAAGGCAGGCCGGGATACCTGATGAAGGTGATAAGCAAAAGCCACGATACCCACAGGTTTATTGAAATACTTTCGGAAGAACTGGGGACGCTTGGTATCAGGCACATGCAGAATATACACAGATCGATACTGGAAAGGGAGATCGTAGAGGTCTCCTTCCCCTATGAAAATTCCACGTACAATATAAGAGTAAAAGTTGGGTACATCAATGGCACGCCGGTTACAGTCAAGGCCGAATACGAAGATTTGAAGAAGACTGCCGCTTCCTGCAAACTCCCCCTGAAGACAATAGCACGATACGCGGAAGATAAGGCATTAAAAGAGATCGAATAA